In Lycorma delicatula isolate Av1 chromosome 10, ASM4794821v1, whole genome shotgun sequence, a genomic segment contains:
- the eIF5 gene encoding eukaryotic translation initiation factor 5: MESVNIKRNVSDAFYRYKMPRLMAKVEGKGNGIKTVIVNMAEVAKAIGRPATYPTKYFGCELGAQTQFDFKNDRFIVNGSHDASKLQDLLDGFIRKFVLCPSCENPETDLLVSTKKGTISQGCKACGFHGPLEFSHKLNTFILKNPPNLNPAAQGASLTEGKRGKRLSKKQNGETNGDARSGSPKSEEEPDLIVNAPEKIAKDDDDEGDWAVDVSEEAVRARLQDLTDGAKGLTISDDLEKTEKERMDIFYSAVKSRLDNPQGLSSPNAKELVAEAERLEIKSKAPLVLAELLFDEKIHIQIKKHRVLLLRFTHEDAKAQRYLIGGIEQVIGLHKDSLLPKVPAILKLLYDMDILEEKVLLEWSGKTSKKYVSKELSQEIHNKAEPFIKWLREAEEEDESESEEEEDDLEIEYDDRAKASPLKENKVTVAPKPKLADDDEEGGEEVDIDAI, encoded by the exons ATGGAGAGTGTTAATATCAAACGGAATGTTTCTGATGCATTTTATCGTTATAAAATGCCCCGGCTGATGGCTAAGGTCGAAGGTAAAGGAAATGGAATTAAAACTGTTATCGTCAATATGGCTGAAGTCGCCAAGGCCATCGGTCGCCCTGCTACGT ATCCAACCAAGTATTTTGGCTGTGAACTGGGAGCACAAACACAATTTGATTTCAAGAATGATCGTTTTATAGTTAATGGTTCACATGACGCTTCAAAACTACAAGACTTATTGGATGGTTTCATAAGAAAGTTTGTGCTGTGTCCGAGTTGTGAAAATCCAGAAACTGATTTATTAGTCAGTACTAAAAAGGGAACCATAAGTCAAGGATGCAAAGCTTGTGGCTTTCATGGTCCACTTGAGTTCAGCCACAAACTGAACACGTTCATCTTGAAAAATCCTCCTA atttgaatccAGCCGCACAAGGTGCTTCACTTACAGAGGGCAAGAGAGGAAAGCGTTTGTCCAAGAAGCAGAATGGTGAAACCAATGGTGATGCTCGTTCTGGCTCACCAAAATCTGAAGAAGAACCAGACCTTATAGTTAATGCTCCAGAAAAAATTGCTAAAGATGAT gATGATGAGGGTGATTGGGCAGTTGACGTTTCTGAAGAAGCAGTGCGTGCTCGTCTACAGGATTTGACTGATGGTGCTAAGGGGTTGACGATTTCAGATGATCTGGAAAAGACTGAAAAAGAAAGGATGGACATATTTTATTCAGCTGTTAAATCCCGTTTAGATAATCCGCAGGGCTTATCATCCCCTAATGCTAAAGAGCTAGTTGCTGAAGCCGAAAGACTTGAAATCAAATCTAAAGCTCCTCTGGTTCTTGCTGAATtactttttgatgaaaaaattcacATTCAG attaaaaaacatagAGTGTTGTTGCTTCGTTTCACTCATGAAGATGCTAAAGCACAGAGATATCTTATCGGAGGCATCGAACAAGTAATAGGTCTGCATAAAGACTCCCTCCTTCCGAAGGTGCCTGCCAttttgaag CTTTTATATGACATGGACATATTAGAAGAAAAGGTTTTGCTGGAATGGAGTGGAAAGACAAGTAAAAAGTATGTATCAAAAGAATTGAGCCAAGAGATACATAACAAAGCTGAGCCGTTCATTAAGTGGTTACGTGAAGctgaagaagaagatgaaagtgaatcagaagaagaggaggatgatttggag attgaatATGATGATAGAGCAAAGGCATCTCCATTGAAAGAGAATAAAGTGACAGTTGCTCCTAAGCCTAAACTAGCTGATGATGATGAAGAGGGTGGTGAAGAAGTTGATATCgatgctatataa